The proteins below come from a single Clupea harengus chromosome 21, Ch_v2.0.2, whole genome shotgun sequence genomic window:
- the tdrd3 gene encoding tudor domain-containing protein 3 isoform X1 — MAELASALSKEGWYLSDEGIKECKGSTEKASASDIIRIALNNDLRPIGKSFLPTDINSGRVEKVEGPCVLQVQKIRNVAAPKDHEESQGAPRMLRLQMTDGHSTCTGIEFTHLSKISLNTPPGTKVKLLGSISVKNGILLLDDSKISVLGGDVEHMVEKWELQRSLAKHKFRSNIGAEGGPPPFVQFGQKCVRKEEVDSHELDQRKTLKTTEAAKGADENDEFERQRIAAIAEIAKSKETRTFGGGGSAGSNLTNPSSTYRNRENYQQRRREDRGERSTTESKPEGMYRDLVDERALRDFMEMGFNRELARQALLDNNNNLEVALNSLLTGATQLKEPPPEEYSRPPPRGRGRGRSRSRMDEDEEAGGRPSGPSTLFDFLESKMGAFSVDDSKSQSQPPERYQQEHPHRMTFPSSDGPNRDAPYFRNPPRNEGRGQRNDRPPRFQRDTDFPKPGGEAFPPPPSSGPSQSQRGRASERGGRAGQDRRQDDRREGRSNGTSNSLPSSFSAPSFSSFPSSSNRRPREHHQGPSGSFQQEVRDHHQGSRDNMHSGGHPQGSRDHGSGPRNQQQGPDSQNQKKGLLNGPAPKPFESADPRGRGEPNNRRKGNRFERPSSVHYDRNLEGGGNLNSGPSLEEDRGGARPPGGGRVSGDMHLQNGDSDPRRTGPIKQQQQQQQQQQQQQHQQPQKNPTFLNSQHYSKKRSGSIKNAKGSEPGHMPDMGGHAPWRPGDQCLALYWEDNKFYRARVDAVHPSGSTAVVVFSDYGNCEEVLLSNIKPVHMDMKKRMFTLKTQSNIGEAETVSRGARGPRSSITNRPAPGTEQLHTHTSHTPPAQEASRNRRPAGYHLMGPGGDN; from the exons ATGGCTGAATTAGCCTCAGCCCTCTCGAAAGAAGGCTG GTACCTTTCTGATGAAGGCATAAAAGAGTGCAAAGGTTCTACCGAAAAAGCCTCAGCCAGTGACATCATTCGCATCGCACTCAAT AACGACCTGCGACCCATCGGAAAGAGCTTTCTGCCAACAGATATCAACAGCGGAAGAGTAGAAAAg GTTGAGGGACCATGTGTTCTCCAGGTCCAGAAGATTCGGAATGTGGCGGCCCCCAAGGACCACGAGGAATCCCAGGGTGCTCCCAGGATGCTCCGACTCCAGATGACGGACGGTCACAGCACCTGCACGGGTATCGAGTTCACACACCTGTCCAAGATCAG TTTGAACACGCCGCCGGGTACCAAAGTCAAGTTGCTGGGTTCCATATCGGTGAAGAATGGCATTCTTCTGCTGGACGACTCCAAGATCTCCGTGCTGGGGGGAGATGTGGAGCACATGGTCGAGAAGTGGGAACTGCAGCGG AGCCTGGCTAAACACAAGTTTCGGAGTAATATCGGGGCTGAGGGCGGACCACCTCCTTTTGTGCAATTTGGACAG AAATGTGTGCGTAAGGAAGAGGTGGACAGTCACGAGCTGGACCAAAGGAAGACCTTAAAGACGACCGAAGCTGCAAAGGGAGCAGACGAGAACGACGAGTTTGAGAGGCAAAGGATTGCCGCCATCGCAGAGATTGCTAAGAGCAAGGAG ACACGCACGTtcggtggaggtggcagtgcgGGGAGCAACCTGACCAACCCCAGCTCAACCTACAGGAACAGGGAGAATTACCAGCAGAGGCGGcgggaggacagaggagagaggagcaccACGGAGAGCAAGCCGGAGGGGATGTACAGAGATCTG GTGGACGAGCGAGCCCTGAGGGACTTCATGGAGATGGGCTTCAATAGGGAGCTTGCACGCCAGGCCTTgctggacaacaacaacaacctggaGGTGGCGCTGAACTCCCTGCTGACCGGTGCCACTCAGCTAAAAGAACCCCCCCCAGAGGAGTACAGCAGACCCCCACCCAGAG gGAGAGGACGTGGACGGAGTAGATCCAGAATggacgaggatgaggaggccGGAGGAAGGCCCTCTGGGCCCAGTACGCTTTTCGACTTCCTGGAGTCCAAGATGGGCGCCTTCTCCGTTGATG ACTCAAAGAGCCAAAGCCAGCCTCCAGAGAGGTACCAGCAGGAGCACCCACACAGGATGACATTCCCCAGCTCAGACGGCCCCAACAGGGACGCCCCCTATTTCCGAAACCCTCCGCGTAACGAGGGGAGAGGCCAAAGGAACGACCGCCCCCCTCGGTTCCAGAGGGACACTGATTTCCCCAAACCCGGCGGCGAGGCCttccccccgcccccttcctCTGGGccctctcagtctcagaggGGGAGGGCGTCAGAAAGGGGCGGGAGGGCGGGGCAGGATCGCCGGCAGGATGACAGGCGCGAGGGGAGGAGCAACGGCACGTCGAACTCTTTGCCTTCGTCGTtctctgctccctctttctcatcaTTCCCGTCTTCGTCCAATCGGCGGCCGAGGGAGCATCACCAAGGCCCATCCGGAAGCTTCCAGCAGGAGGTCAGGGATCACCATCAGGGTTCCCGTGACAACATGCACTCGGGCGGCCATCCGCAAGGGTCACGAGACCATGGTAGTGGGCCGCGGAACCAGCAACAGGGTCCAGATTCTCAGAACCAGAAGAAAGGGCTGCTAAACGGGCCTGCACCCAAACCCTTCGAGTCGGCAGACCCCAGAGGGCGGGGAGAGCCCAACAACCGCAGGAAGGGGAACCGGTTCGAGCGGCCCAGCTCGGTCCACTATGACCGCAATTTGGAAGGCGGGGGGAATCTGAACTCTGGTCCGTCATtggaggaggacaggggtgGGGCCAGACCACCGGGGGGAGGAAGGGTGAGTGGAGACATGCACCTCCAAAATGGTGATTCAGATCCCAGGCGAACAGGTCCCatcaagcagcagcagcagcagcagcagcagcagcagcaacagcagcatcagcaacCACAGAAGAACCCCACCTTTCTCAACTCGCAGCATTACTCTAAAAAGAGGTCCGGATCAATCAAGAATGCCAAAGGGTCAGAGCCAGGCCACATGCCAGACATGGGGGGCCATGCCCCCTGGAGACCTGGCGACCAGTGCCTGGCACTTTACTGGGAGGACAACAAG TTCTACAGGGCGCGTGTTGATGCTGTACATCCCTCTGGCTCCACCGCTGTGGTAGTGTTCAGCGACTACGGCAACTGCGAGGAGGTCCTACTCAGCAACATCAAGCCTGTGCACATGGACAT GAAGAAGAGGATGTTTACTTTGAAAACTCAGTCGAATATCGGCGAGGCGGAGACGGTCAGCCGAGGCGCACGCGGCCCACGCAGCAGTATTACCAACCGCCCTGCGCCAGGGACtgagcagctacacacacacacatcacacacaccacctgcacaG
- the tdrd3 gene encoding tudor domain-containing protein 3 isoform X2 — MAELASALSKEGWYLSDEGIKECKGSTEKASASDIIRIALNNDLRPIGKSFLPTDINSGRVEKVEGPCVLQVQKIRNVAAPKDHEESQGAPRMLRLQMTDGHSTCTGIEFTHLSKISLNTPPGTKVKLLGSISVKNGILLLDDSKISVLGGDVEHMVEKWELQRSLAKHKFRSNIGAEGGPPPFVQFGQKCVRKEEVDSHELDQRKTLKTTEAAKGADENDEFERQRIAAIAEIAKSKETRTFGGGGSAGSNLTNPSSTYRNRENYQQRRREDRGERSTTESKPEGMYRDLVDERALRDFMEMGFNRELARQALLDNNNNLEVALNSLLTGATQLKEPPPEEYSRPPPRGRGRGRSRSRMDEDEEAGGRPSGPSTLFDFLESKMGAFSVDDSKSQSQPPERYQQEHPHRMTFPSSDGPNRDAPYFRNPPRNEGRGQRNDRPPRFQRDTDFPKPGGEAFPPPPSSGPSQSQRGRASERGGRAGQDRRQDDRREGRSNGTSNSLPSSFSAPSFSSFPSSSNRRPREHHQGPSGSFQQEVRDHHQGSRDNMHSGGHPQGSRDHGSGPRNQQQGPDSQNQKKGLLNGPAPKPFESADPRGRGEPNNRRKGNRFERPSSVHYDRNLEGGGNLNSGPSLEEDRGGARPPGGGRVSGDMHLQNGDSDPRRTGPIKQQQQQQQQQQQQQHQQPQKNPTFLNSQHYSKKRSGSIKNAKGSEPGHMPDMGGHAPWRPGDQCLALYWEDNKFYRARVDAVHPSGSTAVVVFSDYGNCEEVLLSNIKPVHMDMWEEEDVYFENSVEYRRGGDGQPRRTRPTQQYYQPPCARD, encoded by the exons ATGGCTGAATTAGCCTCAGCCCTCTCGAAAGAAGGCTG GTACCTTTCTGATGAAGGCATAAAAGAGTGCAAAGGTTCTACCGAAAAAGCCTCAGCCAGTGACATCATTCGCATCGCACTCAAT AACGACCTGCGACCCATCGGAAAGAGCTTTCTGCCAACAGATATCAACAGCGGAAGAGTAGAAAAg GTTGAGGGACCATGTGTTCTCCAGGTCCAGAAGATTCGGAATGTGGCGGCCCCCAAGGACCACGAGGAATCCCAGGGTGCTCCCAGGATGCTCCGACTCCAGATGACGGACGGTCACAGCACCTGCACGGGTATCGAGTTCACACACCTGTCCAAGATCAG TTTGAACACGCCGCCGGGTACCAAAGTCAAGTTGCTGGGTTCCATATCGGTGAAGAATGGCATTCTTCTGCTGGACGACTCCAAGATCTCCGTGCTGGGGGGAGATGTGGAGCACATGGTCGAGAAGTGGGAACTGCAGCGG AGCCTGGCTAAACACAAGTTTCGGAGTAATATCGGGGCTGAGGGCGGACCACCTCCTTTTGTGCAATTTGGACAG AAATGTGTGCGTAAGGAAGAGGTGGACAGTCACGAGCTGGACCAAAGGAAGACCTTAAAGACGACCGAAGCTGCAAAGGGAGCAGACGAGAACGACGAGTTTGAGAGGCAAAGGATTGCCGCCATCGCAGAGATTGCTAAGAGCAAGGAG ACACGCACGTtcggtggaggtggcagtgcgGGGAGCAACCTGACCAACCCCAGCTCAACCTACAGGAACAGGGAGAATTACCAGCAGAGGCGGcgggaggacagaggagagaggagcaccACGGAGAGCAAGCCGGAGGGGATGTACAGAGATCTG GTGGACGAGCGAGCCCTGAGGGACTTCATGGAGATGGGCTTCAATAGGGAGCTTGCACGCCAGGCCTTgctggacaacaacaacaacctggaGGTGGCGCTGAACTCCCTGCTGACCGGTGCCACTCAGCTAAAAGAACCCCCCCCAGAGGAGTACAGCAGACCCCCACCCAGAG gGAGAGGACGTGGACGGAGTAGATCCAGAATggacgaggatgaggaggccGGAGGAAGGCCCTCTGGGCCCAGTACGCTTTTCGACTTCCTGGAGTCCAAGATGGGCGCCTTCTCCGTTGATG ACTCAAAGAGCCAAAGCCAGCCTCCAGAGAGGTACCAGCAGGAGCACCCACACAGGATGACATTCCCCAGCTCAGACGGCCCCAACAGGGACGCCCCCTATTTCCGAAACCCTCCGCGTAACGAGGGGAGAGGCCAAAGGAACGACCGCCCCCCTCGGTTCCAGAGGGACACTGATTTCCCCAAACCCGGCGGCGAGGCCttccccccgcccccttcctCTGGGccctctcagtctcagaggGGGAGGGCGTCAGAAAGGGGCGGGAGGGCGGGGCAGGATCGCCGGCAGGATGACAGGCGCGAGGGGAGGAGCAACGGCACGTCGAACTCTTTGCCTTCGTCGTtctctgctccctctttctcatcaTTCCCGTCTTCGTCCAATCGGCGGCCGAGGGAGCATCACCAAGGCCCATCCGGAAGCTTCCAGCAGGAGGTCAGGGATCACCATCAGGGTTCCCGTGACAACATGCACTCGGGCGGCCATCCGCAAGGGTCACGAGACCATGGTAGTGGGCCGCGGAACCAGCAACAGGGTCCAGATTCTCAGAACCAGAAGAAAGGGCTGCTAAACGGGCCTGCACCCAAACCCTTCGAGTCGGCAGACCCCAGAGGGCGGGGAGAGCCCAACAACCGCAGGAAGGGGAACCGGTTCGAGCGGCCCAGCTCGGTCCACTATGACCGCAATTTGGAAGGCGGGGGGAATCTGAACTCTGGTCCGTCATtggaggaggacaggggtgGGGCCAGACCACCGGGGGGAGGAAGGGTGAGTGGAGACATGCACCTCCAAAATGGTGATTCAGATCCCAGGCGAACAGGTCCCatcaagcagcagcagcagcagcagcagcagcagcagcaacagcagcatcagcaacCACAGAAGAACCCCACCTTTCTCAACTCGCAGCATTACTCTAAAAAGAGGTCCGGATCAATCAAGAATGCCAAAGGGTCAGAGCCAGGCCACATGCCAGACATGGGGGGCCATGCCCCCTGGAGACCTGGCGACCAGTGCCTGGCACTTTACTGGGAGGACAACAAG TTCTACAGGGCGCGTGTTGATGCTGTACATCCCTCTGGCTCCACCGCTGTGGTAGTGTTCAGCGACTACGGCAACTGCGAGGAGGTCCTACTCAGCAACATCAAGCCTGTGCACATGGACATGTGG GAAGAAGAGGATGTTTACTTTGAAAACTCAGTCGAATATCGGCGAGGCGGAGACGGTCAGCCGAGGCGCACGCGGCCCACGCAGCAGTATTACCAACCGCCCTGCGCCAGGGACtga
- the tdrd3 gene encoding tudor domain-containing protein 3 isoform X3 has product MAELASALSKEGWYLSDEGIKECKGSTEKASASDIIRIALNNDLRPIGKSFLPTDINSGRVEKVEGPCVLQVQKIRNVAAPKDHEESQGAPRMLRLQMTDGHSTCTGIEFTHLSKISLNTPPGTKVKLLGSISVKNGILLLDDSKISVLGGDVEHMVEKWELQRSLAKHKFRSNIGAEGGPPPFVQFGQKCVRKEEVDSHELDQRKTLKTTEAAKGADENDEFERQRIAAIAEIAKSKETRTFGGGGSAGSNLTNPSSTYRNRENYQQRRREDRGERSTTESKPEGMYRDLVDERALRDFMEMGFNRELARQALLDNNNNLEVALNSLLTGATQLKEPPPEEYSRPPPRGRGRGRSRSRMDEDEEAGGRPSGPSTLFDFLESKMGAFSVDDSKSQSQPPERYQQEHPHRMTFPSSDGPNRDAPYFRNPPRNEGRGQRNDRPPRFQRDTDFPKPGGEAFPPPPSSGPSQSQRGRASERGGRAGQDRRQDDRREGRSNGTSNSLPSSFSAPSFSSFPSSSNRRPREHHQGPSGSFQQEVRDHHQGSRDNMHSGGHPQGSRDHGSGPRNQQQGPDSQNQKKGLLNGPAPKPFESADPRGRGEPNNRRKGNRFERPSSVHYDRNLEGGGNLNSGPSLEEDRGGARPPGGGRVSGDMHLQNGDSDPRRTGPIKQQQQQQQQQQQQQHQQPQKNPTFLNSQHYSKKRSGSIKNAKGSEPGHMPDMGGHAPWRPGDQCLALYWEDNKFYRARVDAVHPSGSTAVVVFSDYGNCEEVLLSNIKPVHMDMWEASRNRRPAGYHLMGPGGDN; this is encoded by the exons ATGGCTGAATTAGCCTCAGCCCTCTCGAAAGAAGGCTG GTACCTTTCTGATGAAGGCATAAAAGAGTGCAAAGGTTCTACCGAAAAAGCCTCAGCCAGTGACATCATTCGCATCGCACTCAAT AACGACCTGCGACCCATCGGAAAGAGCTTTCTGCCAACAGATATCAACAGCGGAAGAGTAGAAAAg GTTGAGGGACCATGTGTTCTCCAGGTCCAGAAGATTCGGAATGTGGCGGCCCCCAAGGACCACGAGGAATCCCAGGGTGCTCCCAGGATGCTCCGACTCCAGATGACGGACGGTCACAGCACCTGCACGGGTATCGAGTTCACACACCTGTCCAAGATCAG TTTGAACACGCCGCCGGGTACCAAAGTCAAGTTGCTGGGTTCCATATCGGTGAAGAATGGCATTCTTCTGCTGGACGACTCCAAGATCTCCGTGCTGGGGGGAGATGTGGAGCACATGGTCGAGAAGTGGGAACTGCAGCGG AGCCTGGCTAAACACAAGTTTCGGAGTAATATCGGGGCTGAGGGCGGACCACCTCCTTTTGTGCAATTTGGACAG AAATGTGTGCGTAAGGAAGAGGTGGACAGTCACGAGCTGGACCAAAGGAAGACCTTAAAGACGACCGAAGCTGCAAAGGGAGCAGACGAGAACGACGAGTTTGAGAGGCAAAGGATTGCCGCCATCGCAGAGATTGCTAAGAGCAAGGAG ACACGCACGTtcggtggaggtggcagtgcgGGGAGCAACCTGACCAACCCCAGCTCAACCTACAGGAACAGGGAGAATTACCAGCAGAGGCGGcgggaggacagaggagagaggagcaccACGGAGAGCAAGCCGGAGGGGATGTACAGAGATCTG GTGGACGAGCGAGCCCTGAGGGACTTCATGGAGATGGGCTTCAATAGGGAGCTTGCACGCCAGGCCTTgctggacaacaacaacaacctggaGGTGGCGCTGAACTCCCTGCTGACCGGTGCCACTCAGCTAAAAGAACCCCCCCCAGAGGAGTACAGCAGACCCCCACCCAGAG gGAGAGGACGTGGACGGAGTAGATCCAGAATggacgaggatgaggaggccGGAGGAAGGCCCTCTGGGCCCAGTACGCTTTTCGACTTCCTGGAGTCCAAGATGGGCGCCTTCTCCGTTGATG ACTCAAAGAGCCAAAGCCAGCCTCCAGAGAGGTACCAGCAGGAGCACCCACACAGGATGACATTCCCCAGCTCAGACGGCCCCAACAGGGACGCCCCCTATTTCCGAAACCCTCCGCGTAACGAGGGGAGAGGCCAAAGGAACGACCGCCCCCCTCGGTTCCAGAGGGACACTGATTTCCCCAAACCCGGCGGCGAGGCCttccccccgcccccttcctCTGGGccctctcagtctcagaggGGGAGGGCGTCAGAAAGGGGCGGGAGGGCGGGGCAGGATCGCCGGCAGGATGACAGGCGCGAGGGGAGGAGCAACGGCACGTCGAACTCTTTGCCTTCGTCGTtctctgctccctctttctcatcaTTCCCGTCTTCGTCCAATCGGCGGCCGAGGGAGCATCACCAAGGCCCATCCGGAAGCTTCCAGCAGGAGGTCAGGGATCACCATCAGGGTTCCCGTGACAACATGCACTCGGGCGGCCATCCGCAAGGGTCACGAGACCATGGTAGTGGGCCGCGGAACCAGCAACAGGGTCCAGATTCTCAGAACCAGAAGAAAGGGCTGCTAAACGGGCCTGCACCCAAACCCTTCGAGTCGGCAGACCCCAGAGGGCGGGGAGAGCCCAACAACCGCAGGAAGGGGAACCGGTTCGAGCGGCCCAGCTCGGTCCACTATGACCGCAATTTGGAAGGCGGGGGGAATCTGAACTCTGGTCCGTCATtggaggaggacaggggtgGGGCCAGACCACCGGGGGGAGGAAGGGTGAGTGGAGACATGCACCTCCAAAATGGTGATTCAGATCCCAGGCGAACAGGTCCCatcaagcagcagcagcagcagcagcagcagcagcagcaacagcagcatcagcaacCACAGAAGAACCCCACCTTTCTCAACTCGCAGCATTACTCTAAAAAGAGGTCCGGATCAATCAAGAATGCCAAAGGGTCAGAGCCAGGCCACATGCCAGACATGGGGGGCCATGCCCCCTGGAGACCTGGCGACCAGTGCCTGGCACTTTACTGGGAGGACAACAAG TTCTACAGGGCGCGTGTTGATGCTGTACATCCCTCTGGCTCCACCGCTGTGGTAGTGTTCAGCGACTACGGCAACTGCGAGGAGGTCCTACTCAGCAACATCAAGCCTGTGCACATGGACATGTGG
- the tdrd3 gene encoding tudor domain-containing protein 3 isoform X4, whose amino-acid sequence MAELASALSKEGWYLSDEGIKECKGSTEKASASDIIRIALNNDLRPIGKSFLPTDINSGRVEKVEGPCVLQVQKIRNVAAPKDHEESQGAPRMLRLQMTDGHSTCTGIEFTHLSKISLNTPPGTKVKLLGSISVKNGILLLDDSKISVLGGDVEHMVEKWELQRSLAKHKFRSNIGAEGGPPPFVQFGQKCVRKEEVDSHELDQRKTLKTTEAAKGADENDEFERQRIAAIAEIAKSKETRTFGGGGSAGSNLTNPSSTYRNRENYQQRRREDRGERSTTESKPEGMYRDLVDERALRDFMEMGFNRELARQALLDNNNNLEVALNSLLTGATQLKEPPPEEYSRPPPRGRGRGRSRSRMDEDEEAGGRPSGPSTLFDFLESKMGAFSVDDSKSQSQPPERYQQEHPHRMTFPSSDGPNRDAPYFRNPPRNEGRGQRNDRPPRFQRDTDFPKPGGEAFPPPPSSGPSQSQRGRASERGGRAGQDRRQDDRREGRSNGTSNSLPSSFSAPSFSSFPSSSNRRPREHHQGPSGSFQQEVRDHHQGSRDNMHSGGHPQGSRDHGSGPRNQQQGPDSQNQKKGLLNGPAPKPFESADPRGRGEPNNRRKGNRFERPSSVHYDRNLEGGGNLNSGPSLEEDRGGARPPGGGRVSGDMHLQNGDSDPRRTGPIKQQQQQQQQQQQQQHQQPQKNPTFLNSQHYSKKRSGSIKNAKGSEPGHMPDMGGHAPWRPGDQCLALYWEDNKFYRARVDAVHPSGSTAVVVFSDYGNCEEVLLSNIKPVHMDMKQAGTDGRQGII is encoded by the exons ATGGCTGAATTAGCCTCAGCCCTCTCGAAAGAAGGCTG GTACCTTTCTGATGAAGGCATAAAAGAGTGCAAAGGTTCTACCGAAAAAGCCTCAGCCAGTGACATCATTCGCATCGCACTCAAT AACGACCTGCGACCCATCGGAAAGAGCTTTCTGCCAACAGATATCAACAGCGGAAGAGTAGAAAAg GTTGAGGGACCATGTGTTCTCCAGGTCCAGAAGATTCGGAATGTGGCGGCCCCCAAGGACCACGAGGAATCCCAGGGTGCTCCCAGGATGCTCCGACTCCAGATGACGGACGGTCACAGCACCTGCACGGGTATCGAGTTCACACACCTGTCCAAGATCAG TTTGAACACGCCGCCGGGTACCAAAGTCAAGTTGCTGGGTTCCATATCGGTGAAGAATGGCATTCTTCTGCTGGACGACTCCAAGATCTCCGTGCTGGGGGGAGATGTGGAGCACATGGTCGAGAAGTGGGAACTGCAGCGG AGCCTGGCTAAACACAAGTTTCGGAGTAATATCGGGGCTGAGGGCGGACCACCTCCTTTTGTGCAATTTGGACAG AAATGTGTGCGTAAGGAAGAGGTGGACAGTCACGAGCTGGACCAAAGGAAGACCTTAAAGACGACCGAAGCTGCAAAGGGAGCAGACGAGAACGACGAGTTTGAGAGGCAAAGGATTGCCGCCATCGCAGAGATTGCTAAGAGCAAGGAG ACACGCACGTtcggtggaggtggcagtgcgGGGAGCAACCTGACCAACCCCAGCTCAACCTACAGGAACAGGGAGAATTACCAGCAGAGGCGGcgggaggacagaggagagaggagcaccACGGAGAGCAAGCCGGAGGGGATGTACAGAGATCTG GTGGACGAGCGAGCCCTGAGGGACTTCATGGAGATGGGCTTCAATAGGGAGCTTGCACGCCAGGCCTTgctggacaacaacaacaacctggaGGTGGCGCTGAACTCCCTGCTGACCGGTGCCACTCAGCTAAAAGAACCCCCCCCAGAGGAGTACAGCAGACCCCCACCCAGAG gGAGAGGACGTGGACGGAGTAGATCCAGAATggacgaggatgaggaggccGGAGGAAGGCCCTCTGGGCCCAGTACGCTTTTCGACTTCCTGGAGTCCAAGATGGGCGCCTTCTCCGTTGATG ACTCAAAGAGCCAAAGCCAGCCTCCAGAGAGGTACCAGCAGGAGCACCCACACAGGATGACATTCCCCAGCTCAGACGGCCCCAACAGGGACGCCCCCTATTTCCGAAACCCTCCGCGTAACGAGGGGAGAGGCCAAAGGAACGACCGCCCCCCTCGGTTCCAGAGGGACACTGATTTCCCCAAACCCGGCGGCGAGGCCttccccccgcccccttcctCTGGGccctctcagtctcagaggGGGAGGGCGTCAGAAAGGGGCGGGAGGGCGGGGCAGGATCGCCGGCAGGATGACAGGCGCGAGGGGAGGAGCAACGGCACGTCGAACTCTTTGCCTTCGTCGTtctctgctccctctttctcatcaTTCCCGTCTTCGTCCAATCGGCGGCCGAGGGAGCATCACCAAGGCCCATCCGGAAGCTTCCAGCAGGAGGTCAGGGATCACCATCAGGGTTCCCGTGACAACATGCACTCGGGCGGCCATCCGCAAGGGTCACGAGACCATGGTAGTGGGCCGCGGAACCAGCAACAGGGTCCAGATTCTCAGAACCAGAAGAAAGGGCTGCTAAACGGGCCTGCACCCAAACCCTTCGAGTCGGCAGACCCCAGAGGGCGGGGAGAGCCCAACAACCGCAGGAAGGGGAACCGGTTCGAGCGGCCCAGCTCGGTCCACTATGACCGCAATTTGGAAGGCGGGGGGAATCTGAACTCTGGTCCGTCATtggaggaggacaggggtgGGGCCAGACCACCGGGGGGAGGAAGGGTGAGTGGAGACATGCACCTCCAAAATGGTGATTCAGATCCCAGGCGAACAGGTCCCatcaagcagcagcagcagcagcagcagcagcagcagcaacagcagcatcagcaacCACAGAAGAACCCCACCTTTCTCAACTCGCAGCATTACTCTAAAAAGAGGTCCGGATCAATCAAGAATGCCAAAGGGTCAGAGCCAGGCCACATGCCAGACATGGGGGGCCATGCCCCCTGGAGACCTGGCGACCAGTGCCTGGCACTTTACTGGGAGGACAACAAG TTCTACAGGGCGCGTGTTGATGCTGTACATCCCTCTGGCTCCACCGCTGTGGTAGTGTTCAGCGACTACGGCAACTGCGAGGAGGTCCTACTCAGCAACATCAAGCCTGTGCACATGGACAT
- the LOC105911671 gene encoding C3a anaphylatoxin chemotactic receptor-like, producing the protein MVLYCVIFVLGVTGNGLVIYVTGFKMKTTVNSIWFLNLALADFLFTLFLIFNIISLSLNYEWPFGDFMCKFTSLVQVITMFVSIFLLTAISFDRCLTVWVVVWSRNKRTPNKARLICVLVWLLSLGCSIPFVITRGAINNRCRKTSDALTSKNLVIFRIVIGFLIPFLVITCCYVAIGVRANRTQRRKKMRPFLIILAVILAFFICWLPIQIIDLITTDQLYIYSINKQLFNSDVFNMAKKGIPVAVSLAFLNSCINPFLYIFMCEEFQKKLKRSVLLVLEHAFAEEQLGYFTSQVSVASRQSVSSGSMHRKATLTSLMTFERSPSPGE; encoded by the coding sequence ATGGTCTTGTATtgtgtcatatttgtattgGGTGTTACTGGCAACGGCCTTGTTATCTACGTGACAGGCTTCAAGATGAAGACCACGGTTAACTCTATCTGGTTCCTGAATCTGGCACTGGCTGATTTTCTTTTCACGTTGTTTCTTATTTTCAACATCATCAGTCTTTCTCTCAATTATGAATGGCCCTTCGGAGATTTCATGTGCAAGTTCACCAGTCTAGTTCAAGTGATCACTATGTTTGTGAGCATCTTCCTACTTACAGCCATCAGTTTTGACCGTTGCTTGACTGTATGGGTGGTGGTTTGGTCTCGCAACAAGCGTACTCCAAACAAAGCCAGGCtcatttgtgtgttagtgtggctCCTCTCCCTGGGGTGCAGCATTCCCTTTGTAATCACACGCGGTGCTATCAACAACAGGTGTCGCAAGACCTCAGATGCGCTCACAAGCAAGAACCTTGTGATATTCCGTATTGTGATTGGGTTTCTGATCCCTTTCCTCGTAATCACATGCTGTTACGTGGCCATTGGTGTCCGTGCAAACCGAAcccagaggaggaagaagatgaggCCTTTCCTCATCATCCTGGCAGTCATCTTGGCCTTCTTCATCTGCTGGCTACCCATCCAAATCATTGACCTAATTACGACAGATCAGTTATACATTTACAGCATAAACAAACAGCTCTTCAACAGTGATGTGTTCAACATGGCAAAAAAAGGAATTCCGGTGGCAGTCAGCTTGGCCTTCCTCAACAGCTGCATAAACCCCTTTCTGTACATATTCATGTGTGAGGAGTTTCAGAAGAAGCTGAAGCGCTCTGTGTTGCTGGTGCTGGAGCATGCCTTTGCCGAGGAGCAGCTGGGTTACTTCACCTCTCAGGTCTCGGTCGCGTCACGCCAGTCCGTTTCTTCCGGCTCCATGCACAGAAAAGCAACGCTGACCTCCCTGATGACCTTTGAGAGAAGTCCATCCCCGGGAGAGTGA